From one Candidatus Lokiarchaeota archaeon genomic stretch:
- a CDS encoding P-loop NTPase yields the protein MSKSKSMVPPEVEKAMKNVKHKIVILSGKGGVGKTTVATNLAMSFAKKGKQAGILDVDIYGPNVPKLLGLEGQHPTAEEKMIQPVRGPLNTKVMSMAFLLRNKDDAVAWRGPLVAKTISQFLGNVTWGELDVLVVDLPPGTGDEILSILQSIPDIDGVVVVSTPQEVAVLDARRAVRLVKKMGVPVLGIIENMSEFVCPNCGESYKLYGEGAAKEATEDFQIDLLGSLPLDPRVIQRSDEGKPFVISEPDTEVSKAFESVVEKLTSKITMKE from the coding sequence ATGTCCAAATCAAAATCGATGGTACCTCCCGAAGTAGAGAAGGCTATGAAAAACGTCAAACACAAAATTGTGATACTTAGTGGGAAAGGCGGTGTAGGTAAGACTACTGTTGCAACCAATCTGGCCATGTCTTTTGCTAAGAAAGGAAAACAGGCCGGAATACTGGATGTAGACATATACGGGCCTAATGTTCCAAAGCTTCTTGGCTTAGAGGGACAACATCCAACGGCCGAGGAGAAGATGATTCAACCGGTTAGGGGACCGCTGAATACAAAGGTAATGAGCATGGCTTTTCTGCTACGGAACAAAGACGACGCTGTAGCTTGGAGAGGACCGCTGGTAGCGAAGACAATCAGTCAGTTCCTAGGTAATGTCACGTGGGGAGAACTAGATGTACTGGTTGTTGACCTTCCACCTGGTACAGGTGATGAGATTCTCAGTATTCTTCAATCAATTCCAGACATCGATGGAGTCGTCGTTGTGAGTACTCCTCAGGAAGTCGCAGTACTCGATGCTAGACGTGCTGTTCGTCTTGTTAAGAAGATGGGAGTACCGGTACTAGGCATAATTGAAAACATGAGCGAGTTTGTTTGCCCGAATTGCGGTGAATCGTACAAGCTCTACGGTGAAGGGGCAGCAAAAGAAGCAACAGAAGATTTTCAAATAGATTTGTTGGGCTCGCTTCCTCTTGATCCAAGGGTGATTCAGCGTAGTGACGAAGGGAAGCCATTTGTGATTTCCGAACCCGATACTGAAGTCTCAAAGGCATTCGAATCTGTTGTGGAGAAGCTAACCTCCAAAATCACCATGAAAGAATAA